The following are encoded together in the Oceanobacillus zhaokaii genome:
- a CDS encoding membrane lipoprotein lipid attachment site-containing protein produces MKKIITLLFTIILLTACSETTNNDYKFSGESEHWEAEYAYKGTEKWGGKDGRETYSNEDSYEFILKYKDSLEELSSLQKLEYSYEADSSRGDSTEEFTEPPSSVTYRGN; encoded by the coding sequence TTGAAGAAAATAATCACTTTATTATTTACAATAATACTTTTAACAGCTTGTTCGGAGACTACCAACAATGATTATAAATTTAGTGGAGAAAGTGAACATTGGGAAGCTGAATACGCCTATAAAGGAACAGAAAAATGGGGAGGGAAAGACGGAAGAGAAACTTATTCGAACGAAGATAGCTATGAGTTTATATTAAAATATAAAGATTCTTTAGAAGAGCTGTCTTCATTACAAAAACTTGAATACTCGTATGAAGCCGATAGTAGTAGAGGGGATAGCACTGAAGAGTTTACGGAACCCCCATCATCAGTAACATATAGGGGGAATTAA
- a CDS encoding PhzF family phenazine biosynthesis isomerase yields MKSVKVYHYDAFSKEPNKGNPAGVVLNGNDLTDREMQEVALKVGFNETAFPVKSEIADLRIRYFTPGHEMSLCGHATMATVYALKTTGLLGDKTDFTIETKAGVLPIKIGSTTDNKTYITMKQASPLFKDYKGSTEDLANSIGITKEDIDDKLPILYGSTGTWTLLIPIKTLAAFKKMKPNNKLFPKILKEMPTASIHPFCLETYDPDANMHARHFSSPFSGTIEDAVTGTASGVMGAYFAKFIKRNIEESLNLVVEQGQEIDKDGRVLVNVSMAQKKLKIEITGNAVYVDEFEVTI; encoded by the coding sequence GTGAAATCGGTAAAGGTTTATCATTATGATGCTTTTAGTAAAGAACCCAATAAAGGGAATCCAGCAGGGGTTGTTTTAAATGGAAATGACTTAACAGATAGGGAAATGCAAGAAGTTGCTCTAAAAGTAGGATTTAATGAAACAGCTTTTCCAGTTAAATCTGAGATCGCTGACCTTAGAATACGGTATTTTACGCCGGGTCACGAAATGAGCCTTTGTGGGCACGCAACAATGGCAACTGTGTACGCTTTAAAAACGACAGGGTTATTAGGGGATAAAACGGATTTTACAATCGAAACAAAAGCAGGTGTTTTACCAATAAAGATTGGTTCAACTACTGATAATAAAACATACATAACTATGAAACAGGCTTCACCACTGTTTAAAGATTATAAAGGTTCTACCGAAGACTTAGCTAACTCAATAGGAATAACAAAAGAGGATATTGATGATAAATTACCGATTCTATATGGCAGTACAGGAACTTGGACACTTTTAATTCCAATAAAAACACTTGCTGCCTTTAAAAAAATGAAACCAAATAATAAGTTATTTCCTAAAATATTAAAAGAAATGCCAACGGCATCAATTCACCCATTTTGTTTAGAAACCTATGATCCTGATGCTAATATGCACGCTCGACACTTCTCTTCACCTTTCTCAGGTACAATAGAGGATGCAGTTACGGGGACTGCTTCAGGGGTAATGGGAGCATATTTTGCAAAATTTATAAAAAGAAATATTGAAGAATCTCTAAACCTTGTAGTAGAACAGGGCCAGGAAATTGATAAGGATGGTCGGGTATTGGTAAACGTATCTATGGCACAGAAAAAATTAAAAATAGAGATTACAGGAAATGCAGTATATGTTGATGAATTTGAAGTGACAATATAA
- a CDS encoding NADH-dependent flavin oxidoreductase, with protein sequence MKNYLTPFTFGNGVELRNRFVMAPMTTYSANPDDTVSDEELAYYEKRSYGVGAVITACTYVIANGKGFPGQFAGHTDAYIDSLRKAAQAIHKGGAKAILQIYHGGSQSPRELVPNGDVVSASDIPMDNSAEGGSKARALTIEEIKEIIKAFGETTRRAIEAGFDGVEIHGANTYLLQQFFSGFTNKRTDKYGGTIEKRMRFPLEVVAEVNRVKQQYADDSFIVGYRFSPEEPEEEGITLDDTVQLVDRLANERLDYLHISLGDFRSLARRYKGEKENRIRILRRVIDGRVPLIGVGSIYSKQDALEAMETGAELLALGRELLIEPQWVEKIKAGEEIITEMDMTRDNVIPGPLMQMMQSRPGWVPGVK encoded by the coding sequence ATGAAAAATTATTTAACACCATTTACATTTGGTAACGGGGTTGAACTGCGTAATCGCTTTGTGATGGCACCGATGACGACGTATTCTGCTAATCCAGATGATACGGTGTCAGATGAAGAACTTGCATATTATGAAAAACGCTCATATGGAGTAGGAGCAGTAATCACAGCTTGTACTTATGTAATTGCAAATGGCAAGGGGTTTCCTGGTCAATTTGCAGGTCATACAGATGCTTATATTGACAGTTTACGAAAAGCAGCACAGGCGATTCATAAAGGTGGTGCTAAGGCGATATTACAGATTTATCACGGTGGTTCTCAATCGCCACGCGAACTTGTACCAAATGGCGATGTTGTTAGCGCTAGTGATATACCAATGGACAATTCAGCTGAAGGTGGAAGCAAGGCGCGAGCATTAACGATAGAGGAGATTAAAGAAATCATAAAGGCATTTGGTGAAACAACGCGCCGTGCCATTGAAGCAGGCTTTGATGGTGTTGAAATACACGGTGCGAATACTTACTTATTGCAACAATTTTTCTCTGGTTTTACCAATAAACGTACAGACAAATATGGCGGTACAATTGAAAAACGTATGCGTTTCCCATTAGAAGTAGTAGCCGAAGTGAATCGCGTAAAGCAACAATATGCAGACGATTCATTTATCGTTGGCTATCGTTTCAGCCCAGAAGAGCCAGAAGAAGAGGGTATTACGCTTGATGATACGGTACAGCTTGTAGATCGTTTAGCGAATGAGCGACTCGACTATTTACACATTTCACTCGGGGATTTCCGTTCATTAGCACGACGTTATAAAGGTGAGAAAGAAAACCGTATAAGAATTTTACGTCGTGTTATTGATGGGCGTGTGCCACTTATTGGTGTGGGTTCAATATATTCGAAACAAGATGCATTAGAGGCGATGGAAACAGGTGCAGAACTACTGGCATTAGGTAGGGAATTATTAATTGAGCCACAATGGGTTGAAAAAATTAAGGCAGGCGAAGAAATCATTACCGAAATGGATATGACACGAGATAATGTCATTCCTGGACCGCTGATGCAAATGATGCAGTCGCGTCCTGGCTGGGTGCCTGGCGTTAAATAG
- a CDS encoding LLM class flavin-dependent oxidoreductase, which translates to MEEFRINKNNGMEIGLYTLGDHVSDPSTGKIMSEHSRMKEMVAMAKLAEDAGLDVYGVGESHQKHFIASSTPTILAAIASETEKIKLISSSTVLSADDPVRVYEQFSTLDLLSDGRAEIITGRGSRYGVYELFGYDMKDFEELFEEKIDLLLKLNSEQQITWSGKFRPALNEAEIFPKPLSGKLPIWRAVGGKPASAIKAGKIGMPMHLAALYGASSVFKHTVDAYRRTATEAGFDTAKLPVAMATMMYLHKDSQTALKEYYPYLNNTFTQLRGTPFPKDRYAEATSVKNAIMVGSPQQIIEKILYQYELYGHQRFIVQIDHGNMPFNKIQEMIEMFATEVVPAIRKATKGSN; encoded by the coding sequence ATGGAAGAATTTCGTATAAACAAAAATAATGGTATGGAAATTGGATTATATACATTAGGCGATCATGTTTCAGATCCAAGCACTGGGAAAATAATGAGCGAACACAGTCGAATGAAAGAAATGGTTGCCATGGCAAAGCTTGCAGAAGATGCAGGGCTTGATGTATATGGTGTTGGAGAAAGTCACCAAAAACATTTTATCGCCTCATCAACTCCCACCATTCTTGCAGCAATAGCTTCAGAAACAGAGAAGATAAAACTGATTAGTTCCTCGACCGTTTTAAGTGCAGATGATCCAGTTCGTGTATATGAGCAATTTTCAACCTTGGATTTACTCTCCGACGGTCGTGCCGAAATCATTACGGGACGTGGCTCCAGATATGGAGTTTATGAATTATTTGGTTATGATATGAAAGACTTTGAGGAACTGTTCGAAGAGAAAATCGATCTTCTATTGAAATTAAATAGTGAGCAGCAAATTACTTGGAGTGGTAAATTCCGTCCAGCCTTAAACGAAGCAGAGATCTTCCCGAAACCACTTTCCGGGAAACTGCCAATTTGGCGGGCTGTAGGAGGAAAACCAGCCAGCGCAATCAAAGCGGGAAAAATAGGGATGCCGATGCACTTAGCTGCTCTATATGGAGCTTCCAGTGTGTTTAAACATACTGTTGACGCCTATCGAAGAACTGCTACAGAGGCTGGGTTTGACACTGCCAAGCTGCCTGTGGCGATGGCAACCATGATGTATTTGCATAAAGACTCTCAAACCGCTCTTAAAGAATACTATCCGTACCTTAATAATACGTTTACACAATTGCGTGGAACTCCTTTTCCTAAAGATAGATATGCGGAAGCGACAAGTGTGAAAAACGCCATCATGGTTGGAAGTCCACAGCAAATTATTGAAAAGATACTGTATCAATATGAGTTGTATGGACATCAGCGTTTTATTGTACAAATTGACCATGGAAACATGCCGTTTAATAAAATACAAGAAATGATTGAGATGTTTGCAACAGAGGTCGTTCCGGCTATACGTAAAGCGACAAAAGGCAGTAATTAA
- a CDS encoding spore coat protein, with protein MYNDRQFPGIGLGGPGSGFGFAPGLGFGGPGFGFGYPHYHHHYPYYHYPYYHHHYPYYHHHYPYHH; from the coding sequence ATGTATAATGACAGGCAATTCCCAGGCATTGGTTTAGGTGGACCAGGTTCAGGTTTTGGATTTGCACCAGGACTAGGGTTTGGAGGCCCAGGGTTTGGATTTGGTTATCCGCACTACCACCATCATTATCCTTACTACCACTACCCTTATTACCACCATCACTATCCTTATTACCACCATCACTACCCTTACCACCATTAA
- a CDS encoding winged helix-turn-helix transcriptional regulator — protein MEKIPEYCRVEDALGILVGKWKPIILLHLLQEGTKRFNELKRSMPGITQKMLTKQLRELEDEDIINRVVYAQVPPKVEYSITEYGKSLEPILEAMHDWGTRHTMHKRQKLNQNNN, from the coding sequence ATGGAGAAGATACCAGAATATTGTCGCGTGGAGGATGCTTTAGGCATATTAGTTGGTAAGTGGAAACCAATTATTTTATTACATTTACTACAGGAAGGTACTAAACGTTTCAATGAATTGAAACGAAGCATGCCTGGCATTACACAAAAGATGTTAACGAAGCAGTTACGAGAACTGGAAGACGAGGATATTATTAATCGCGTGGTATACGCGCAAGTTCCTCCCAAAGTGGAATATTCTATTACAGAATATGGAAAAAGTCTGGAACCAATTTTAGAAGCCATGCATGACTGGGGAACTAGGCATACTATGCATAAAAGGCAGAAATTAAATCAAAATAATAACTAA
- a CDS encoding NADPH-dependent FMN reductase → MKVVLLSGSKVGSKTRTAMDYTKKAITEKYPDLETTLIDLAEYDVEFSDGRNYLEYEGDTGYVTKTIMEADAIIIGTPIFQASIPATLKNIFDLLPVNALQHKVASIVVTAGSSKHYLIAENQLKPILGYMKAQIVQTYVFVEEQDFHRKEITNDDVLFRIDRLVEDTVVLTETYTKIREEKEAAYGF, encoded by the coding sequence ATGAAAGTTGTACTATTATCAGGCTCGAAAGTCGGATCAAAGACAAGAACAGCAATGGATTATACGAAGAAAGCTATTACTGAAAAATATCCGGACTTAGAAACGACATTGATTGATCTAGCAGAATATGATGTGGAGTTTAGTGATGGACGTAATTATTTAGAATATGAGGGCGACACAGGATATGTAACAAAAACAATTATGGAAGCTGATGCCATTATTATTGGAACGCCTATCTTTCAAGCTTCCATACCGGCTACATTGAAGAATATATTTGATTTACTACCTGTTAATGCACTTCAGCACAAAGTAGCCAGCATCGTAGTTACGGCTGGTTCTTCCAAGCATTATTTAATTGCCGAGAACCAATTAAAACCTATTTTGGGCTATATGAAGGCACAAATTGTTCAGACGTATGTTTTTGTCGAAGAACAAGATTTCCATCGAAAGGAAATCACAAACGATGATGTGCTATTCCGAATTGACCGATTGGTTGAAGACACTGTTGTACTAACTGAAACCTATACAAAGATTCGTGAAGAAAAAGAGGCTGCATACGGTTTTTAA
- a CDS encoding LLM class flavin-dependent oxidoreductase: protein MEKYRINPSKGLEFGIYTLGDHIPDPHTGERISAEQRIHEIIELAKIAEQAGIDFFSVGESHQEYFATQAHSVVLSAIAQATEKIKIASSSTIISTSDPVRVYEDFATIDLISKGRTEIIAGRASRVGLFDLLGYNLRDYEELFEEKFELLLKINEEKIVNWSGQFRAPLRNAEVIPRPQSGSMPIWRAVGGPPASAIKAGYAGVPMFLANLGGPATSFKFSVDAYREAAKQNGFDPAQLPISTAGFFYAAETTQQAQKEAYPHVNQGMKLINGRGYPKQQFAQGADTRDVMNVGSPQQIIEKILYQHELFGHQRYIGQMDFGGVPFDKLMKNIELIGNEILPAIKKYTAKK from the coding sequence ATGGAAAAATATCGTATCAATCCTAGCAAAGGGTTGGAATTTGGAATATATACATTGGGGGATCATATCCCAGACCCGCATACAGGAGAGCGTATCTCTGCTGAACAACGGATCCATGAAATAATAGAACTAGCTAAGATAGCCGAGCAGGCAGGTATTGATTTCTTTAGTGTAGGGGAGAGTCATCAGGAGTATTTTGCAACACAGGCACATTCTGTTGTCTTGTCAGCAATTGCACAAGCAACGGAGAAAATTAAAATCGCAAGCTCTTCTACAATTATCAGTACATCAGATCCGGTCCGGGTATATGAGGATTTCGCGACTATTGACCTGATTTCAAAAGGACGTACGGAGATAATTGCCGGCCGGGCATCAAGAGTGGGGCTCTTTGACTTATTAGGCTACAATCTTCGCGACTATGAAGAGTTGTTTGAAGAAAAGTTTGAGCTACTATTAAAAATCAATGAAGAGAAAATTGTAAATTGGAGTGGACAGTTTAGGGCTCCTTTAAGAAATGCAGAAGTTATTCCACGTCCGCAAAGCGGTTCGATGCCGATTTGGCGTGCAGTTGGTGGACCGCCTGCAAGTGCAATAAAAGCGGGTTATGCTGGTGTTCCAATGTTCTTGGCTAATTTGGGAGGACCGGCAACTAGTTTTAAATTCTCAGTTGATGCATACCGTGAGGCTGCAAAACAGAACGGCTTTGATCCAGCACAACTTCCTATCTCCACTGCTGGATTCTTCTATGCGGCTGAAACGACACAACAAGCACAGAAAGAGGCATATCCTCACGTTAACCAAGGGATGAAACTAATTAATGGACGAGGTTATCCAAAGCAGCAATTTGCACAGGGCGCCGATACAAGAGACGTTATGAATGTCGGCAGTCCGCAGCAAATCATTGAAAAAATACTATATCAGCATGAATTATTTGGACATCAGCGTTATATTGGTCAAATGGATTTCGGTGGTGTCCCATTTGATAAATTAATGAAAAATATTGAGTTGATCGGTAATGAAATTTTACCGGCAATCAAAAAATATACTGCAAAGAAATAG